A single Desulfovibrio piger DNA region contains:
- a CDS encoding DUF1848 domain-containing protein produces the protein MIFLSFHKSPCNAHHASWNVKAGESPASAHRPLPFPSHFPLVVSASRATDIPAFHGEWFMARLRAGFCRRRNPFNSRQESLISFARTRVFVFWSKHPAPFLPHLAEIAATGRQFYFQYTLNAYEAEGLEPGLPSLCRRLETFKRLADTIGPQRVIWRCDPLIVGGRLSTGSLLERIDRLGRELSPYTEKLVFSFVDMYRKTAAALRRLDPACRAPTTDEMRELARGIAALNTGWPHRLELATCAEGIDLGALGIHKNKCIDDALIRRLCPQDALVQTELTPRRQLSLLPGREAATAPRDAGQRTACGCIPSKDIGAYDSCPHFCVYCYANRSEQAVRANLQRCRRQPDARECLLP, from the coding sequence ATGCGTCATGGAACGTCAAGGCAGGAGAGTCGCCTGCCTCCGCACACAGGCCGCTCCCCTTCCCCTCCCATTTTCCCCTCGTCGTCTCCGCCAGCCGCGCCACGGACATCCCCGCCTTCCACGGGGAATGGTTCATGGCCCGGCTGCGGGCGGGCTTTTGCCGTCGGCGCAATCCCTTCAACAGCCGGCAGGAGAGCCTCATCTCCTTTGCCCGCACACGCGTCTTCGTCTTCTGGAGCAAGCACCCCGCGCCCTTCCTGCCGCATCTGGCGGAGATCGCGGCCACAGGGCGGCAATTCTACTTCCAGTACACCCTCAATGCCTACGAGGCCGAGGGGCTGGAGCCCGGCCTGCCCTCCTTGTGCCGTCGTCTGGAGACGTTCAAGCGGCTGGCGGACACCATCGGCCCGCAGCGGGTCATCTGGCGTTGCGATCCCCTCATCGTGGGCGGCCGTCTGAGCACGGGTTCCCTGCTGGAACGTATCGACCGGCTGGGGCGGGAGCTTTCCCCCTATACGGAAAAACTCGTCTTCAGCTTCGTGGACATGTACCGCAAGACCGCCGCTGCCCTGCGCAGGCTCGATCCGGCCTGCCGCGCGCCCACGACGGACGAGATGCGGGAGCTGGCCCGGGGCATCGCGGCCCTCAACACCGGCTGGCCGCACCGGCTGGAGCTGGCCACCTGCGCCGAAGGCATCGACCTGGGTGCCCTGGGCATCCACAAAAACAAATGTATCGACGATGCCCTCATCCGCCGCCTGTGCCCGCAGGATGCGCTGGTGCAGACGGAGCTCACGCCCCGCCGGCAGCTTTCCCTCCTGCCCGGCAGGGAGGCCGCCACCGCTCCCAGGGATGCGGGCCAGCGCACGGCCTGCGGCTGCATCCCCAGCAAGGACATCGGCGCGTACGACAGCTGCCCCCACTTCTGCGTCTATTGCTACGCCAACCGCTCGGAACAGGCGGTGCGTGCCAACCTGCAACGCTGCCGCCGGCAGCCCGATGCACGGGAATGCCTGCTGCCCTAG
- a CDS encoding TetR/AcrR family transcriptional regulator gives MPTNRPPDAAARGKGRPRAFDRDLALHRALEVFWRQGYAPASVASLCKAMKINPPSLYATFGNKATLFLEALRHYEQTYWDAPARRFLAAPDIYAAVGDFFQEAAQILLSPETPCGCMVVLAAVNIAADEKEIIETVRQLRLATKQMFAQRLRRAIQDRQIPPDTDVPALAGALNTLLEGLSLQARDGLFQSELKAIAAHAVRMLPPRLPQAG, from the coding sequence ATGCCGACGAACCGTCCCCCTGATGCCGCAGCACGCGGCAAAGGCCGCCCGCGCGCCTTCGACCGCGATCTGGCCCTGCACCGGGCCCTGGAGGTCTTCTGGCGGCAGGGCTACGCCCCGGCCTCGGTGGCATCCCTGTGCAAGGCCATGAAGATCAATCCGCCCAGCCTGTACGCCACCTTCGGCAACAAGGCCACGCTCTTCCTGGAGGCCCTGCGCCATTACGAGCAGACCTACTGGGATGCCCCGGCCCGGCGCTTTCTGGCCGCCCCCGACATCTATGCGGCGGTCGGGGATTTTTTCCAGGAAGCCGCGCAGATCCTGCTTTCGCCGGAAACGCCCTGCGGCTGCATGGTGGTCCTGGCGGCCGTCAACATCGCGGCGGACGAAAAAGAGATCATCGAGACCGTCCGCCAGCTCCGGCTGGCCACCAAGCAGATGTTCGCCCAAAGACTCCGCCGGGCCATACAGGACAGACAGATCCCCCCGGATACCGATGTCCCGGCCCTGGCCGGTGCCCTGAACACCCTGCTCGAAGGCCTGTCCCTGCAGGCCCGGGACGGGCTCTTCCAGTCCGAGCTCAAAGCCATCGCGGCCCACGCCGTCCGCATGCTGCCCCCGCGCCTCCCGCAGGCCGGCTAG
- a CDS encoding flavodoxin family protein translates to MSKKILILNGSPRSKGNTAMLCDAFSAGARSAGHQVTRFDLHKLDIHGCLGCVKGGKDPASPCVQKDDMGLIYPVYREADLVVLASPMYYWGFSGQLKTAFDRLFAVAECFPGYANPHKECALVMAAEGDSADNWKPVLDYYHALLGFLGWKDRGQVLAGGVFEAGAVAGQPVLDQAFRFGASL, encoded by the coding sequence ATGAGCAAGAAGATCCTCATCCTCAACGGCAGTCCCCGCAGCAAGGGCAATACGGCCATGCTGTGCGATGCTTTCAGCGCCGGGGCCCGGAGCGCGGGCCATCAGGTGACCCGCTTCGACCTGCACAAGCTGGACATCCACGGCTGTCTGGGCTGTGTGAAGGGCGGCAAGGACCCCGCAAGCCCCTGCGTGCAGAAGGACGACATGGGGCTCATCTATCCCGTCTACCGGGAGGCCGACCTCGTCGTGCTGGCATCGCCCATGTACTACTGGGGGTTTTCCGGCCAGCTGAAAACGGCCTTCGACCGCCTTTTCGCCGTGGCCGAATGCTTCCCCGGCTATGCCAATCCGCACAAAGAGTGCGCGCTCGTCATGGCGGCCGAGGGTGACAGCGCGGACAACTGGAAGCCCGTGCTGGACTATTACCACGCGCTCCTGGGCTTCCTCGGCTGGAAGGACCGCGGGCAGGTCCTGGCCGGGGGCGTGTTCGAAGCCGGTGCCGTGGCCGGGCAGCCTGTTCTGGACCAGGCGTTCCGCTTCGGCGCCTCGCTGTAG
- a CDS encoding precorrin-8X methylmutase, with protein sequence MKTIRWNMSPAEIEQESFRRIEAECDLHHTLSAPHWRVARRLIHTTADMHIADTLVFRHDPVAAGLAALRRKAPIFCDSRMLRSGLSLPRLRTLHPGYGPEDLHCYITDPDVVERARAEGHTRALCSAEKARPLLDGGIVLIGNAPLALARIARYILEEGVRPALVVGMPVGFVNVVESKELLACCPVPQIVLEGRRGGSALAVTTLHAVMESA encoded by the coding sequence ATGAAAACGATTCGCTGGAACATGAGCCCCGCAGAGATCGAGCAGGAGAGCTTCCGCCGCATCGAGGCCGAATGCGACCTGCACCATACCCTGTCCGCCCCGCACTGGCGCGTGGCACGCCGCCTTATCCACACCACGGCGGACATGCACATCGCGGATACCCTTGTCTTCCGTCATGATCCGGTGGCTGCCGGACTGGCCGCCCTGCGCCGCAAGGCCCCCATCTTCTGCGATTCCCGGATGCTGCGCTCCGGCCTGTCCCTGCCCAGGCTGCGCACGCTCCATCCGGGCTACGGCCCTGAAGACCTGCATTGCTACATCACGGATCCCGATGTGGTGGAACGGGCCCGCGCCGAAGGGCATACCCGCGCCCTGTGCAGCGCCGAAAAAGCCCGCCCCCTGCTGGACGGCGGCATCGTGCTCATCGGCAACGCGCCGCTGGCCCTGGCCCGCATCGCCCGCTATATCCTCGAAGAAGGCGTCCGCCCGGCCCTGGTGGTGGGCATGCCCGTGGGCTTCGTCAACGTGGTGGAATCCAAAGAGCTCCTGGCCTGCTGCCCTGTGCCCCAGATCGTGCTGGAAGGCCGTCGCGGCGGCAGCGCCCTGGCCGTCACCACCCTGCACGCCGTCATGGAGAGCGCCTAG
- the cbiD gene encoding cobalt-precorrin-5B (C(1))-methyltransferase CbiD — protein MGRTKHSSLRWGYSTGACAAALAVACWQSLRTGTPPAVVPVLFGDGRERLLPLRPPAPGRMAEMVKDGGDDPDCTHGAVLFARLAACAPADARPEDHRLDVGAAVLILRAVEGIGICTRQGLDCPPGKWAVTGGPRRLLAENLARAGLAGGCWLLELGVENGAALARHTLNPRLGVEGGISILGSTGLVRPYSHAAYVETVRLCVRARQRSGGRGMVFCTGGRTQAGARRRLPRWPESAFVCIGDFIADSLGIAARHRMQEVVVACMAGKLCKYAAGFANTHAHQVEQDMALLRRQVRACLPGETALHEALRHSASVREALLSIPEAGRRPVLHGLARAALEHFSRRAPGVASLLLLVFDFDGTFLFEERLLCAPGTMAAPLPPPDDGTDDSPQDMSPDGQAPDIGLRYFIDRP, from the coding sequence ATGGGCCGCACAAAGCATTCATCCCTGCGCTGGGGCTATTCCACCGGCGCCTGCGCGGCCGCGCTGGCCGTGGCCTGCTGGCAGTCCCTGCGGACGGGCACGCCGCCGGCCGTGGTGCCCGTGCTGTTCGGCGACGGCAGGGAACGCCTCCTGCCCCTGCGTCCGCCCGCTCCGGGCCGCATGGCCGAGATGGTCAAGGACGGCGGCGACGATCCCGACTGCACGCACGGCGCGGTGCTCTTTGCCCGGCTTGCCGCCTGCGCGCCCGCCGATGCCCGGCCGGAGGACCATCGCCTTGACGTGGGGGCGGCCGTGCTCATCCTGCGCGCCGTGGAAGGTATCGGCATCTGTACCCGGCAAGGGCTGGACTGCCCGCCCGGCAAATGGGCCGTCACCGGCGGTCCCCGGCGCCTGCTGGCCGAAAACCTGGCCCGCGCGGGCCTGGCTGGCGGCTGCTGGCTGCTGGAACTGGGCGTGGAGAACGGCGCGGCACTGGCCCGCCATACCCTCAATCCCCGGCTGGGCGTGGAAGGCGGCATCTCCATCCTGGGCAGTACGGGGCTGGTGCGGCCCTACAGCCACGCCGCCTATGTGGAGACCGTGCGCCTGTGCGTCCGGGCCCGGCAGCGCAGCGGCGGCCGCGGGATGGTCTTCTGCACCGGCGGGCGCACCCAGGCGGGAGCCCGGCGCCGGCTGCCCCGCTGGCCGGAAAGCGCCTTCGTCTGCATCGGGGACTTCATCGCCGACAGTCTGGGCATCGCCGCCCGCCACCGGATGCAGGAGGTGGTCGTGGCCTGCATGGCGGGCAAGCTCTGCAAATATGCCGCGGGCTTCGCCAATACCCACGCCCACCAGGTGGAACAGGACATGGCCCTGCTGCGCCGGCAGGTACGGGCCTGCCTGCCCGGAGAGACCGCCCTGCACGAGGCCCTGCGCCACAGCGCCTCCGTGCGCGAGGCCCTGCTCTCCATCCCCGAAGCCGGGCGCCGGCCTGTGCTGCACGGGCTGGCCCGGGCGGCCCTGGAACATTTTTCCCGCCGGGCTCCCGGCGTTGCCTCCCTGCTCCTGCTGGTCTTCGATTTTGACGGTACCTTCCTGTTCGAGGAACGCCTGCTGTGCGCTCCCGGCACGATGGCGGCCCCCCTGCCGCCCCCGGACGACGGCACGGACGACAGCCCGCAGGACATGTCTCCTGACGGACAGGCCCCGGATATCGGCCTGCGCTATTTCATCGACAGGCCCTGA
- the cobM gene encoding precorrin-4 C(11)-methyltransferase — MNMPIVEIVGAGPGAEDLITVRGLRALQQADLVVHAGSLVAPALLRHCRPDCLCRDSASMDLAEQVAVMSEAALAGKRVVRLHTGDPALYGAIDEQIRALAERGITVRITPGVSSVFAAAAALGCELTGPETAQSVVLTRTPGRTPMPAGEQAAAFARTGATLVFFLSTGKVAGLMAELQDAGGLAPDTPAAAVYRASWPDEQVVRGTVADLARKVDDAGFRRQALILVGRALAAPKAVSRLYDGAFSHGYRNNLPDEAFHGTCALYAASPAGLAQARTLAAALAQGGAPAPVIFASCPADDRQPAPQPVAGMAAALAGALPRFDAHIILGTPRQVLPLLPAAAGDAVVICCAESGRHAVCLLDGPHHAGDRLTRRVARITGGLAITGPAEAEHASGTPDAASPAAATAPAASSPRRGEVLVVGLGSGDPAQLTPEVDAALRRCDTVAGYSRYVDFIRDRIRGKRLIETGMKGEVERCRDALAAAAAGATVCMVCSGDPGILAMAGLLFELRAREQAFSALPIRVLPGITAASTAAAALGAPLQNGFSLVSLSDLLVPADEVRRNLRAVAQSALPVTLYNPAGRKRRRLLAEALEIFREARGGDILCAFVRHAGRPEETRWIGRLADLPADDVDMSTLVLIGSARTVTDQGALFEARGYAEKYLDKDAPASAADGR, encoded by the coding sequence ATGAACATGCCCATTGTGGAAATCGTCGGCGCCGGTCCCGGTGCGGAAGACCTCATCACCGTGCGCGGCCTGCGGGCCCTGCAGCAAGCCGATCTGGTGGTCCATGCCGGGTCGCTGGTGGCCCCGGCCCTGCTGCGCCACTGCCGCCCGGACTGCCTTTGCCGGGACAGCGCCTCCATGGATCTGGCGGAACAGGTGGCCGTCATGAGCGAGGCCGCGCTGGCGGGCAAGCGCGTGGTGCGCCTGCACACCGGCGATCCCGCCCTCTACGGCGCCATCGACGAGCAGATCCGGGCACTGGCCGAGCGGGGCATCACCGTCCGCATCACCCCCGGCGTGAGCAGCGTGTTCGCCGCGGCCGCCGCCCTGGGCTGCGAGCTGACCGGCCCGGAAACGGCCCAGAGCGTGGTCCTGACCCGTACGCCCGGCCGCACGCCCATGCCCGCGGGCGAGCAGGCCGCCGCCTTTGCCCGCACAGGGGCCACGCTGGTCTTTTTCCTCAGCACGGGCAAGGTGGCCGGTCTGATGGCGGAATTGCAGGATGCGGGCGGTCTTGCGCCGGATACGCCCGCCGCGGCCGTCTATCGTGCCTCCTGGCCTGACGAGCAGGTCGTGCGCGGCACGGTGGCCGATCTGGCCCGCAAGGTGGACGATGCGGGCTTCCGGCGGCAGGCCCTTATCCTGGTGGGCCGGGCCCTGGCCGCCCCGAAAGCCGTCTCGCGCCTGTACGACGGCGCTTTTTCCCACGGCTACCGCAACAACCTGCCCGACGAGGCCTTCCACGGCACCTGCGCCCTGTACGCCGCCAGCCCGGCGGGACTGGCCCAGGCGCGCACGCTGGCCGCCGCGCTGGCCCAGGGCGGCGCCCCCGCTCCCGTGATCTTCGCCTCATGCCCGGCCGATGACCGGCAGCCCGCCCCCCAGCCTGTGGCCGGCATGGCCGCTGCCCTGGCCGGAGCCCTGCCCCGCTTCGATGCGCACATCATCCTGGGCACGCCCCGGCAGGTCCTGCCCCTGCTGCCTGCCGCCGCCGGGGACGCTGTCGTCATCTGCTGCGCCGAGAGCGGCCGCCATGCCGTCTGCCTGCTGGACGGCCCGCATCATGCCGGGGACCGGCTGACCCGGCGTGTGGCCCGCATCACCGGCGGGCTGGCCATCACCGGCCCGGCGGAAGCGGAGCATGCAAGCGGCACGCCTGATGCGGCCTCTCCGGCAGCTGCCACGGCGCCAGCAGCCTCTTCGCCCCGGCGCGGCGAGGTGCTCGTGGTAGGCCTGGGCTCCGGCGATCCCGCCCAGCTCACGCCCGAAGTGGACGCGGCCCTGCGCCGCTGCGACACCGTGGCCGGATACAGCAGATATGTGGATTTCATCCGCGACCGCATCCGCGGCAAACGGCTCATCGAGACCGGCATGAAGGGCGAGGTGGAACGCTGCCGCGACGCCCTGGCCGCTGCCGCTGCCGGGGCCACGGTCTGCATGGTCTGCTCCGGTGACCCGGGCATCCTGGCCATGGCCGGGCTGCTGTTCGAGCTGCGCGCCCGCGAGCAGGCCTTCAGCGCCCTGCCCATCCGGGTGCTGCCCGGCATCACGGCGGCCAGCACGGCCGCCGCCGCGCTGGGGGCCCCCCTGCAGAACGGTTTTTCGCTGGTCAGCCTTTCCGACCTTCTGGTGCCCGCTGACGAGGTGCGCCGCAACCTGCGGGCCGTGGCGCAGTCGGCCCTGCCCGTGACCCTTTACAATCCTGCCGGGCGCAAGCGCCGCCGGCTGCTGGCCGAGGCCCTGGAGATCTTCCGCGAAGCGCGTGGCGGCGACATCCTCTGCGCCTTCGTGCGCCATGCCGGCCGCCCGGAAGAGACGCGCTGGATCGGCCGTCTGGCCGACCTGCCCGCCGATGACGTGGACATGTCCACGCTGGTGCTCATCGGCAGCGCACGCACGGTCACGGATCAGGGCGCACTGTTCGAGGCCCGCGGCTATGCGGAAAAATATCTGGACAAGGACGCGCCCGCGTCCGCCGCGGACGGTCGCTGA
- a CDS encoding cobyrinate a,c-diamide synthase, with protein sequence MRDFHAFCLAAPRSGEGKTAVAVALMRALARRGLAVQGCKCGPDYIDPTFHALATGRPACNLDTWMMGEAGVRAQWRAAVRGADAAVCEGVMGLLDGRSPDDLSGSTLDCARVLHLPVLLVVSVRGMAASLTALVEGFRQQAARHGVRLAGVIANNAGSPRHADILRQALEKAGLPPLLGALPRHEACRIPERQLGLLPAAESHCDTAWTDRLAELAENHMDLDRLLALTRRPRPSEAPLPAPGQRHRRLAVARDEAFCFYYRANEDALRARGWELVPFSPLRDTALPPQTDALYLGGGYPEAFAARLSANTAMRTAIRDFAAAGGEIYAECGGYMYLCSGLEAAAEGHGLDGERRVWPMCGVLEATARMGRGLRSLGYRDVRFTGGAPLGLPLETCRGHEFHWSHIEPHRPYAPLYDVTDRTGTRPEGVHHGNVRAGYVHLYWGGLADAAADGKTEAAPAAPAPPRTAGQVILLNGPSSAGKSTLARALQEKLLADHGRHSIILSMDDLLRACPGRPGALLQGLAATGLPLTAILHAATAEAAHAGAWVIVDHVLGERPDWITDLWQRLRGIPVLPVQVCCELAELERREKSRTDRAPDWPHAARQARDIHTPLPGELRVDTSRTSPEHCAARILSVLALHGKAMPSPTLEEDPHEA encoded by the coding sequence ATGCGGGACTTCCATGCCTTTTGTCTGGCCGCTCCCCGTTCCGGCGAGGGCAAGACCGCCGTGGCCGTGGCCCTGATGCGGGCCCTTGCCCGCCGGGGCCTTGCCGTGCAGGGCTGCAAATGCGGGCCGGATTACATCGACCCCACCTTCCATGCCCTGGCCACCGGCCGCCCGGCCTGCAATCTGGATACCTGGATGATGGGCGAGGCCGGTGTGCGCGCCCAGTGGCGGGCCGCCGTGCGGGGAGCCGATGCCGCTGTCTGCGAGGGCGTCATGGGCCTGCTGGACGGCCGCTCCCCGGACGATCTTTCCGGCAGCACGCTGGATTGCGCCCGTGTGCTGCATCTGCCCGTGCTGCTGGTGGTCAGCGTGCGGGGCATGGCCGCCTCCCTGACGGCGCTGGTGGAAGGTTTCCGCCAACAGGCGGCGCGTCATGGCGTCCGGCTGGCGGGCGTCATCGCCAACAATGCCGGCAGCCCGCGCCATGCGGATATTCTGCGTCAGGCGCTGGAAAAGGCCGGGCTGCCGCCCCTGCTGGGCGCCCTGCCCCGCCACGAGGCCTGCCGTATCCCCGAACGGCAGCTGGGCCTGCTGCCCGCCGCTGAAAGCCATTGCGATACGGCGTGGACGGACCGCCTGGCGGAACTGGCGGAAAACCATATGGATCTGGACCGCCTGCTGGCCCTGACGCGCCGGCCCCGGCCTTCAGAGGCCCCCCTGCCCGCCCCCGGGCAACGGCACCGGCGCCTGGCTGTGGCCCGGGACGAGGCCTTTTGCTTTTATTACCGCGCCAACGAGGACGCCCTGCGCGCCCGCGGCTGGGAACTGGTCCCCTTCTCGCCCCTGCGGGATACGGCCCTGCCGCCGCAGACGGATGCCCTGTATCTGGGCGGCGGCTACCCGGAGGCCTTTGCCGCCCGGCTGTCCGCCAATACGGCCATGCGCACCGCCATCAGGGATTTCGCTGCCGCTGGCGGCGAGATCTACGCCGAGTGCGGCGGCTACATGTATCTGTGTTCCGGTCTGGAGGCCGCCGCCGAAGGTCACGGTCTGGACGGCGAGCGCCGTGTCTGGCCCATGTGCGGCGTGCTGGAGGCCACGGCCCGTATGGGGCGGGGCCTGCGCTCGCTGGGCTACCGCGATGTCCGCTTCACGGGGGGCGCGCCCCTGGGCCTGCCCCTGGAGACCTGCCGGGGCCACGAGTTCCACTGGTCGCACATCGAGCCGCACCGGCCTTACGCCCCCCTCTATGACGTCACGGACCGTACGGGCACCCGCCCCGAAGGGGTGCATCACGGCAATGTGCGGGCGGGCTATGTGCATCTTTACTGGGGCGGCCTGGCCGATGCGGCCGCTGACGGGAAGACGGAGGCGGCCCCTGCCGCTCCGGCCCCCCCCAGGACCGCCGGACAGGTCATCCTGCTCAACGGCCCCTCCAGCGCGGGCAAGAGCACCCTGGCCCGCGCCCTGCAGGAAAAGCTGCTGGCCGACCACGGCCGTCACAGCATCATCCTGTCCATGGACGACCTGCTGCGGGCCTGCCCCGGCCGTCCGGGGGCCCTGCTGCAGGGGCTGGCCGCCACGGGCCTGCCCCTGACCGCCATCCTGCACGCGGCCACGGCCGAGGCCGCGCATGCCGGGGCATGGGTCATCGTGGACCATGTGCTGGGTGAGCGCCCGGACTGGATAACCGACCTGTGGCAGCGCCTGCGGGGCATCCCCGTCCTGCCCGTGCAGGTCTGCTGCGAGCTGGCCGAACTGGAGCGCCGGGAAAAAAGCCGTACCGACCGCGCGCCGGACTGGCCCCATGCCGCCCGGCAGGCGCGGGACATCCACACGCCCCTGCCCGGTGAGCTGCGTGTGGATACCAGCCGCACCAGCCCGGAACACTGCGCGGCCCGCATCCTTTCCGTCCTTGCCCTTCACGGCAAGGCCATGCCCTCACCGACCCTTGAGGAGGATCCCCATGAAGCCTGA
- a CDS encoding cobyric acid synthase, with protein sequence MKPEAHGGDRLRMAALAGRAPDSLLDFSVNVRPEGAPEFLRLALCRALDQISAYPSPHAEEATEAAARVYGLPADCFVFGNGSNELIHLLARVLKEEGIPCAAVIEPAFSEYALACGLAGLEVRHLDGGVRRDGDSDEAMLRRLLSLLADVPARAAVWLANPGNPSGSFLPPASCRRLLEARPDLLWIIDEAFAAYAGPDDVSSLIPQLPDNAVLLRSLTKFHAVPGVRLGYLVTRAERARRWRGRLPAWSVNAFALAAAQAVLADTSDFAERTRDENRRRREHLCACLRGVPGITVFPSLANYVLFRCAQAPADLYARLLREYGIAVRDCSNYRGLEDGSWFRAAVRLEEDHQRLADALRGILHPAAPVPPRPRPRCPALMLQGTSSDAGKSILAAAFCRILRQDGFDVAPFKAQNMSLNSGVTALGEEMGRAQIVQAQAARIDPEALMNPVLLKPHSETGSQVIVLGKPAGHMQAREYFRYKAGLWQTVRDAYDTLARRHEVMVLEGAGSPGEVNLKQHDIVNMRMAAHARASVLLVGDIDRGGVYASLLGTWMTLERQERSLLAGWLVNKFRGDASFLEPAHAYVRQATGIPVLGVIPWLRDINIPDEDMAGFPWSQAADTTPPPPGILDIAVVMPRHVSNFTDMTPLAAEPDVRLRAVRRAEDWGQPHVVILPGTKSVAADLAALRAEGLADLICRHAARDGWLLGICGGLQMLGRAILDPLGLESAAPSVPGLGLMDLESTFAADKTLVSVRRAATPLPVMTGGYEIHHGQTRHGPSALPLFVREGEGAPEERVCGYVSGRRWATYLHGLFDDDTFRRAWLDHVRRDAGLEPQGRQLVRCDLEASLDRLADVVRQNVDLKAIYQCLGL encoded by the coding sequence ATGAAGCCTGAGGCACACGGCGGCGACCGGCTGCGCATGGCCGCACTGGCCGGGCGCGCCCCTGACAGCCTGCTGGATTTCAGCGTCAACGTCCGTCCCGAAGGCGCGCCGGAATTCCTGCGTCTGGCCCTGTGCCGCGCCCTGGACCAGATCTCGGCCTATCCTTCCCCCCATGCGGAAGAGGCCACGGAGGCCGCCGCCCGCGTCTACGGCCTGCCCGCGGACTGTTTCGTATTCGGCAACGGCAGCAATGAACTCATCCACCTGCTGGCCCGTGTCCTCAAGGAGGAGGGCATCCCCTGCGCTGCCGTGATCGAACCGGCCTTCAGCGAATACGCCCTGGCCTGCGGCCTGGCCGGGCTGGAGGTACGCCATCTGGACGGCGGCGTGCGCCGTGACGGGGACAGTGACGAGGCCATGCTCCGGCGGCTGCTCTCCCTGCTGGCGGACGTCCCGGCCCGGGCTGCCGTCTGGCTGGCCAATCCGGGCAATCCTTCCGGCTCTTTTCTGCCGCCCGCTTCCTGCCGCCGTCTGCTGGAGGCCCGCCCCGACCTGCTCTGGATCATCGACGAAGCCTTTGCCGCCTATGCGGGCCCCGACGACGTTTCTTCCCTCATCCCGCAGCTGCCGGACAATGCCGTGCTGCTGCGCTCCCTGACCAAGTTCCATGCCGTGCCCGGCGTGCGCCTGGGCTACTTGGTCACGCGGGCGGAACGGGCACGGCGATGGCGCGGACGGCTGCCCGCCTGGAGCGTCAACGCCTTCGCCCTGGCCGCCGCACAGGCCGTTCTGGCGGACACCTCGGACTTTGCCGAACGGACACGGGACGAGAACCGCCGCCGTCGCGAACATTTGTGCGCCTGCCTGCGCGGCGTGCCCGGCATCACGGTCTTCCCCTCGCTGGCCAACTATGTGCTGTTCCGCTGTGCACAGGCCCCGGCGGACCTGTATGCCCGCCTGCTGCGGGAATACGGCATCGCCGTGCGCGACTGCTCCAATTATCGCGGCCTGGAGGACGGCAGCTGGTTCCGGGCCGCCGTACGGCTGGAAGAAGACCACCAGCGGCTGGCCGATGCCCTGCGCGGCATCCTGCATCCCGCCGCGCCCGTGCCGCCGCGCCCGCGCCCCCGCTGCCCTGCCCTCATGCTGCAGGGCACGTCCTCCGATGCGGGCAAGAGCATCCTGGCCGCCGCCTTTTGCCGCATCCTGCGGCAGGACGGCTTTGACGTGGCCCCGTTCAAGGCCCAGAACATGTCCCTCAATTCCGGGGTGACCGCCCTGGGCGAAGAGATGGGGCGCGCCCAGATCGTCCAGGCCCAGGCGGCCCGCATCGATCCCGAGGCCCTCATGAACCCCGTGCTGCTCAAACCGCATTCGGAGACCGGATCACAGGTCATCGTGCTGGGCAAACCGGCGGGGCACATGCAGGCCCGCGAATACTTCCGCTACAAGGCCGGGCTCTGGCAGACCGTGCGCGATGCCTATGACACGCTGGCCCGACGGCATGAGGTCATGGTCCTGGAAGGGGCAGGCAGCCCCGGCGAGGTGAACCTCAAACAGCACGACATCGTCAACATGCGCATGGCCGCCCATGCGCGGGCCTCGGTGCTGCTGGTGGGCGATATCGACCGCGGCGGGGTCTATGCCTCGCTGCTGGGCACCTGGATGACCCTGGAGCGGCAGGAGCGCTCCCTGCTGGCGGGCTGGCTCGTCAACAAGTTCCGGGGCGACGCCTCCTTCCTGGAACCGGCCCACGCCTATGTGCGGCAGGCCACCGGCATCCCGGTGCTGGGCGTCATCCCCTGGCTGCGCGACATCAACATCCCCGACGAGGACATGGCGGGCTTTCCCTGGTCGCAGGCGGCGGACACCACGCCGCCCCCGCCCGGCATCCTCGACATCGCCGTGGTCATGCCCCGGCATGTGTCCAACTTTACGGACATGACGCCCCTGGCCGCCGAACCGGACGTGCGCCTGCGGGCCGTGCGGCGGGCCGAAGACTGGGGGCAGCCCCATGTGGTCATCCTGCCCGGCACCAAGAGCGTGGCCGCCGACCTGGCCGCGCTGCGGGCCGAAGGCCTGGCCGACCTCATCTGCCGCCATGCGGCCCGGGACGGCTGGCTGCTGGGCATCTGCGGCGGGCTCCAGATGCTGGGACGCGCCATCCTCGACCCGCTGGGGCTGGAGTCAGCCGCGCCTTCCGTGCCCGGCCTCGGGCTCATGGATCTGGAATCCACCTTTGCGGCGGACAAGACGCTGGTCAGCGTGCGCCGGGCGGCCACGCCGCTGCCGGTCATGACCGGCGGCTACGAGATACATCACGGCCAGACCCGGCACGGCCCGTCGGCCCTGCCCCTTTTCGTGCGTGAGGGCGAAGGCGCCCCGGAAGAACGTGTCTGCGGCTATGTGAGCGGCCGCCGCTGGGCCACCTATCTGCACGGCCTGTTCGATGACGACACCTTCCGCCGTGCCTGGCTGGACCATGTTCGGCGGGATGCTGGCCTGGAGCCGCAGGGCCGCCAGCTGGTGCGCTGCGATCTGGAAGCCTCGCTGGACCGCCTGGCCGACGTGGTGCGCCAGAACGTGGACCTGAAGGCCATCTATCAATGTCTGGGCCTGTAG